A genomic stretch from Mycobacterium cookii includes:
- a CDS encoding TerC/Alx family metal homeostasis membrane protein, producing the protein MHVSSLEWIVTLAVTIGVLMFDVTVMARRSGEPTMRGCAIALSAYIGLAIGFAVWTWYFHGRQFAVEFVAGWLTEYSLSVDNLFVFVIVMTSFKVPRVYQREALLVGIVLALILRGVFIALGAAAIQQFSWIFYLFGAFLVYTAARLARGTAHQTNTENAAVRFARNHVKVTDSWHGLKLVVKEGSQRLMTPMALVILTLGAADLLFALDSIPAIYGLTSQAYLVLAANVFALMGLRQLYFMLEGLLGRLVYLSKGLGIILAFIGVKLILHALHENQLPFINRGKHIDVPDIPTSVSLAVIAATLVVTAAASVWSSRPG; encoded by the coding sequence GTGCACGTCTCATCGCTGGAATGGATCGTCACCCTGGCGGTGACGATCGGCGTGCTGATGTTCGACGTCACGGTGATGGCGCGCCGATCGGGTGAACCGACCATGCGCGGCTGCGCGATCGCGTTGTCGGCCTATATCGGGCTCGCGATCGGTTTCGCCGTCTGGACGTGGTACTTCCATGGCCGGCAGTTCGCCGTGGAGTTCGTCGCGGGATGGCTCACCGAGTACAGCCTGTCGGTCGACAACCTGTTCGTCTTCGTCATCGTGATGACGAGCTTCAAGGTGCCCAGGGTGTATCAGCGCGAAGCGCTGCTCGTCGGGATCGTGCTCGCGCTGATACTCCGCGGCGTGTTCATCGCACTGGGTGCGGCGGCCATTCAGCAATTTTCTTGGATCTTCTACCTTTTCGGCGCTTTTCTGGTCTACACCGCGGCGCGGTTGGCGCGTGGCACCGCGCACCAGACGAACACCGAGAACGCCGCCGTCCGGTTCGCCCGCAATCACGTGAAAGTCACCGACTCCTGGCACGGTCTGAAGCTCGTCGTCAAGGAGGGCTCGCAGCGACTGATGACGCCGATGGCTCTGGTGATCCTGACCCTCGGCGCCGCAGACCTGCTTTTCGCGCTGGATTCCATTCCCGCGATCTACGGTCTCACCAGCCAGGCTTATCTCGTGTTGGCCGCCAACGTGTTTGCGTTGATGGGCTTGCGGCAGCTGTATTTCATGCTCGAGGGTCTGCTGGGGCGGCTGGTGTATCTGTCGAAAGGCCTCGGCATCATTCTGGCGTTCATCGGCGTCAAGCTGATCCTGCACGCGTTGCACGAGAATCAACTGCCATTCATCAACCGCGGCAAGCACATTGACGTTCCCGATATACCGACGTCGGTCAGTCTTGCGGTGATCGCTGCGACGCTGGTCGTTACCGCGGCCGCCAGTGTGTGGAGCAGCCGACCCGGCTAG
- a CDS encoding glycosyltransferase family 2 protein: MPSQTSDAWIVVPAFNEAGVIGDVIAALRSVFANVVCVDDGSADGTGDIALRAGAHLVRHPVNLGQGAAIQTGVEYARSQPGAQVFATFDADGQHRVQDVVTMIERLGSGDVDIVIGTRFGQGVSRPPLLKRLVLQTAVRLSPRGRRLGLTDTNNGLRVFNKTVADGLDITMNGMSHATEFVMLIAENHWRVAEQPVEVLYTEYSSAKGQPLLNGVNIVVDGFLRGRMPR; this comes from the coding sequence ATGCCCAGTCAAACTTCGGACGCCTGGATCGTCGTCCCGGCCTTCAACGAGGCCGGTGTCATCGGCGACGTGATCGCCGCTCTGCGGTCGGTTTTCGCCAACGTGGTGTGCGTGGACGACGGTAGCGCCGACGGCACCGGCGACATCGCCCTGCGGGCCGGGGCGCATCTGGTGCGCCACCCGGTGAATCTCGGTCAGGGCGCGGCGATTCAGACCGGCGTCGAGTACGCCCGCAGCCAGCCCGGCGCGCAGGTCTTCGCCACCTTCGACGCCGACGGGCAGCACCGCGTCCAGGATGTCGTCACGATGATCGAGCGGCTGGGCTCAGGCGACGTCGACATCGTCATCGGCACGCGATTCGGCCAGGGGGTCAGCAGGCCACCACTGCTGAAAAGGCTTGTGCTGCAAACAGCCGTGCGGCTGAGCCCGCGCGGTCGCCGGTTGGGCCTGACCGATACCAACAACGGGCTGCGAGTGTTCAACAAGACCGTCGCCGACGGCTTGGACATCACCATGAACGGGATGAGCCACGCCACCGAATTCGTCATGCTGATTGCCGAAAACCATTGGCGGGTGGCCGAACAACCCGTCGAGGTGCTCTACACCGAATACTCCTCGGCCAAGGGGCAACCGCTGCTCAACGGCGTCAACATCGTCGTCGATGGATTCTTGCGAGGAAGGATGCCGCGTTGA
- a CDS encoding DUF2304 domain-containing protein yields the protein MNWIQGLLIASIFALVVFLLRSRRSVQSQAWVKVGFLAFVFAGVYAVLRPNDTTVVAHWLGVDRGTDLMLYALIIAFSFSTLNTYLRFKDLELRYARLARAVALEGAQAPLE from the coding sequence TTGAACTGGATACAGGGTCTCCTCATCGCCTCGATCTTCGCGCTGGTGGTTTTCCTGCTGCGCTCGCGTCGCAGCGTCCAGTCGCAAGCCTGGGTCAAAGTCGGCTTCCTGGCTTTCGTGTTCGCCGGGGTGTACGCCGTGCTGCGGCCCAACGACACCACGGTGGTGGCGCACTGGCTTGGCGTCGACCGCGGCACCGACCTGATGTTGTATGCGCTGATCATCGCGTTCAGCTTCAGCACGCTGAACACCTACCTGCGGTTCAAAGACCTCGAACTGCGTTATGCCCGACTTGCTCGCGCCGTCGCACTCGAGGGTGCGCAGGCGCCGCTCGAATAA
- a CDS encoding YeiH family protein gives MSTVVADQAEPDEAGFTSGNLFAYLPGVLLLIAVGLLGKYSQIWWNSFAHQQHWVVPDVEYVLWAILIGLLVTNTVGLHRIFRAGVQTYEFWLKIGIVALGVRFVLGDVLKLGGISLVQILVDMTVAGAIIVAAARFFGLSGKLGSLLAIGTSICGVSAIIASKGAIRARNSDVSYAIAAILALGAVGLFTLPVLGHALGLTDHEFGLWAGLSVDNTAETTATGYLYSEQAGKLAVLVKSTRNALIGFVVLGFALYWASRGEADEVAPGLRARAAFVWVKFPKFVLGFLAVSAIATAHWLSKGQTANVANVSKWAFLLTFAGVGLNTNIRELVHTGWRPLVVAVVGLVVVAAVSLGLVLLTSRGLHWGVGAG, from the coding sequence GTGAGCACCGTCGTCGCTGACCAGGCCGAACCCGACGAAGCCGGTTTCACCAGCGGCAACCTGTTCGCGTACTTGCCAGGTGTGCTTCTGCTCATTGCGGTCGGACTGCTCGGCAAGTATTCCCAGATCTGGTGGAATTCCTTTGCCCACCAACAACATTGGGTGGTGCCGGACGTCGAGTATGTGCTATGGGCGATTCTCATCGGCCTGCTCGTGACCAACACCGTCGGGTTGCACCGCATCTTCCGCGCCGGGGTGCAGACGTACGAATTCTGGCTGAAAATCGGGATCGTCGCACTGGGCGTGCGGTTCGTGCTCGGCGATGTCCTGAAGCTGGGCGGGATCTCGCTGGTGCAGATCTTGGTGGACATGACCGTTGCCGGGGCGATCATTGTGGCCGCGGCCCGCTTCTTCGGCCTGTCCGGCAAGCTCGGTTCGCTGTTGGCGATCGGAACCTCGATCTGCGGCGTCTCGGCAATCATCGCGTCCAAAGGTGCCATCCGGGCGCGTAACTCCGACGTCTCCTACGCCATCGCCGCGATCTTGGCGCTCGGCGCGGTCGGCCTGTTCACGCTGCCGGTCCTGGGACACGCGCTCGGCTTGACCGATCACGAATTCGGTTTGTGGGCAGGGCTTTCGGTGGACAACACCGCGGAGACCACCGCGACGGGTTACCTCTATTCCGAGCAAGCGGGCAAGCTTGCGGTGCTGGTGAAGTCGACCCGCAATGCGCTGATCGGTTTCGTCGTCCTCGGCTTCGCTCTCTACTGGGCGTCGCGCGGTGAAGCCGACGAAGTCGCGCCAGGTCTTCGCGCGCGGGCGGCGTTCGTGTGGGTCAAGTTCCCGAAATTCGTGTTGGGCTTTTTGGCAGTGTCGGCGATCGCGACCGCGCACTGGCTCAGCAAGGGCCAGACCGCCAACGTCGCCAACGTGTCGAAGTGGGCGTTTTTGTTGACGTTCGCCGGCGTCGGGCTGAACACCAACATTCGCGAACTCGTCCACACCGGGTGGCGGCCGCTGGTGGTCGCCGTCGTCGGACTGGTCGTCGTTGCCGCGGTCTCGCTCGGGCTGGTGCTGCTCACCTCACGCGGCCTGCACTGGGGTGTCGGCGCAGGCTGA
- a CDS encoding NAD-dependent epimerase/dehydratase family protein, whose protein sequence is MRALVTGAAGFIGSTLVDRLLNDGHRVVGLDNYASGRATNLEHLVGIGEFVFVEADIVTADLHAIFGEHRPEVVFHLAAQIDVRHSVADPQFDASVNVLGTVRIAEAARSTGVRKVVHTSSGGSIYGIPPTYPTSEAVPTDPASPYAAGKVAGEIYLNTFSHLYDLECSHIAPANVYGPRQDPHGEAGVVAIFAQALLSGKPTKVFGDGSNTRDYVFVDDVVEAFVKASGPAGGGQRFNVGTGVETSDRQLHSAVAAAVGAPDDPEFHPPRLGDLKRSCLDIASAEKVLGWLPQVPLDEGIRRTVDYFRKTHSG, encoded by the coding sequence GTGCGCGCACTGGTCACCGGGGCAGCCGGGTTCATCGGGTCGACGCTAGTCGACCGGTTGCTGAACGACGGGCACCGCGTCGTCGGCCTGGACAACTACGCCTCTGGCCGGGCGACCAACCTCGAGCATCTGGTCGGCATCGGCGAGTTCGTCTTCGTCGAGGCCGACATCGTCACCGCCGACCTGCACGCCATCTTCGGCGAGCACCGGCCGGAGGTGGTGTTCCACCTGGCCGCCCAGATCGACGTGCGGCACTCGGTGGCCGACCCGCAGTTCGACGCGTCGGTCAACGTGCTCGGCACGGTACGGATCGCCGAAGCCGCGCGCAGCACCGGCGTCCGCAAGGTCGTGCACACCTCGTCGGGGGGATCGATCTACGGCATCCCGCCGACCTACCCGACCAGCGAAGCGGTGCCCACCGATCCGGCGTCGCCCTACGCCGCGGGCAAGGTGGCCGGCGAGATCTACCTCAACACGTTTAGTCATCTCTACGACCTGGAGTGCTCGCACATCGCACCGGCCAATGTCTATGGCCCACGCCAGGATCCGCACGGCGAGGCCGGCGTCGTCGCGATCTTCGCGCAGGCGCTGTTGTCCGGCAAACCCACCAAAGTCTTCGGCGACGGGTCCAACACCCGCGACTATGTCTTCGTCGACGACGTGGTGGAGGCGTTCGTCAAGGCGTCCGGCCCGGCCGGGGGTGGGCAGCGGTTCAACGTCGGCACCGGTGTGGAAACCTCTGACCGCCAACTTCATTCAGCGGTGGCCGCCGCCGTCGGTGCGCCCGACGACCCGGAATTCCATCCGCCGCGGCTCGGCGATTTGAAGCGGTCCTGCCTCGACATCGCCTCAGCTGAAAAGGTTTTGGGCTGGCTACCGCAGGTGCCACTCGATGAGGGCATACGCCGCACGGTGGACTACTTCCGGAAGACGCACTCCGGCTAG
- a CDS encoding DNA polymerase III subunit delta' — protein sequence MSRVFTRLVGQESVEADLVAAATAARGDSTHNAAMTHAWLITGPPGSGRSIAALCFAAALQCTSDGVAGCGECRSCSTTMAGTHADVRRVIPEGLSIGVDDMRAIVQIASRRPSTGRWQIVLIEDADRLTEGAANALLKVVEEPPPRTVFLLCAPSVDPEDIAITLRSRCRHVALVTPAPEAIAQVLVDNDDLPAKTATWAASVSGGHVGRARRLAIDPEARDRRLQALGLARDAATRSKGYAAGEALVAAAEAEAAVLTAGRDEAETEELRTALGAGGTGKGTAGALRGATGAIKDLERRQKSRQTRASRDALDRALIDLATYFRDALLVSSGAGGVRPNHPDMAEQVAAMAAHAPPDRLLRCIEAVLECREALAVNVKPKFAVDAMVATIGQALRD from the coding sequence ATGTCGCGGGTATTCACACGCTTGGTTGGCCAGGAGTCGGTCGAGGCCGACCTGGTGGCCGCTGCCACGGCGGCGCGTGGTGATTCGACTCACAACGCCGCGATGACGCACGCCTGGCTGATCACCGGCCCACCCGGGTCGGGCCGATCGATCGCGGCGCTGTGCTTTGCGGCCGCCCTGCAGTGCACCTCCGACGGGGTAGCGGGCTGCGGGGAATGCCGGTCCTGTTCGACGACGATGGCCGGCACCCACGCCGACGTGCGGCGCGTCATCCCCGAAGGGCTCTCCATTGGTGTCGACGACATGCGCGCGATCGTCCAGATCGCCTCGCGACGGCCGAGCACCGGTCGCTGGCAGATCGTGCTGATCGAGGACGCCGACCGGTTGACCGAAGGCGCGGCGAACGCGCTGCTCAAGGTGGTCGAGGAGCCGCCGCCGCGGACGGTGTTTCTGCTGTGTGCGCCGTCGGTGGACCCCGAGGACATCGCGATCACGCTGCGGTCCCGCTGTCGGCACGTCGCGCTGGTGACGCCGGCGCCGGAGGCGATCGCCCAGGTGCTGGTCGACAACGACGATCTGCCGGCGAAGACCGCGACCTGGGCGGCGTCGGTCAGCGGCGGTCACGTCGGCCGGGCGCGCCGGCTGGCCATCGACCCCGAGGCCCGGGATCGACGGCTTCAGGCGTTGGGGCTGGCCCGCGACGCGGCGACCCGGTCGAAGGGTTACGCCGCAGGCGAGGCGCTGGTGGCCGCTGCCGAGGCGGAAGCGGCGGTGCTCACTGCCGGGCGCGACGAGGCCGAGACCGAGGAGTTGCGCACCGCGCTGGGCGCGGGCGGCACCGGTAAGGGCACCGCCGGCGCGTTGCGTGGCGCGACGGGTGCGATCAAAGACCTTGAGCGACGACAGAAGTCGCGTCAGACCCGAGCGTCGCGAGATGCGTTGGATCGCGCGCTGATCGACCTGGCGACCTACTTTCGGGACGCGCTGCTGGTCTCGTCGGGCGCGGGGGGTGTTCGGCCCAATCATCCCGACATGGCTGAGCAGGTCGCGGCGATGGCCGCGCACGCCCCGCCCGATCGACTGCTGCGCTGCATCGAGGCGGTGCTGGAGTGCCGCGAAGCCCTGGCCGTCAACGTCAAGCCCAAGTTCGCCGTCGACGCGATGGTCGCCACGATCGGTCAGGCGCTGCGCGACTAG
- a CDS encoding adenylate/guanylate cyclase domain-containing protein, which translates to MTIERFGYFLVAADRYGGQVSTAAGLPGRISGFVQWFVRTPWPVFTLSQLQADIIGALLVLGFLRYGLPPEDRIELQKLPTLNLATFAGSIVLLFLIGTAISARLLVPVFRWQRRDGLLTDTDPTATALARSRALRTPFYRTVINLASWCIGGTIFIVASWPVAKHAAPVVAVATALGATATAIIGYLQSERVLRPVAVAALRGGLPENIRASGVIGRQMLAWALSTGVPVLTIVLAVVADKAEYLHGPPEKLLNPILLLALLALGIGLASTLLVAMSIADPLRQLRWALGEVQRGNYNAHMQIYDASELGLLQAGFNDMVRDLAERQRLRDLFGRYVGEDVARRALERGTELGGQERDVAVLFVDLVGSTKLASTRPPAEVVSMLNEFFRVVVDTVGRHGGFVNKFQGDAALAIFGAPIEHPDASGGALAAARELHDELLPVIGSAEFGIGVSSGRAIAGHIGALARFEYTVIGDPVNEAARLTELAKLEDGHVLASAVAVSGALDAEALCWDVAEVVALRGRTAPTQLARPLNLAAPEEAPREMSS; encoded by the coding sequence CTGACGATCGAACGTTTTGGCTACTTTTTGGTCGCCGCCGACCGATACGGTGGGCAGGTGAGCACCGCGGCGGGCCTACCCGGACGGATCAGTGGATTCGTCCAATGGTTCGTGCGCACACCGTGGCCGGTTTTCACGCTGAGCCAATTGCAGGCCGACATCATCGGCGCGCTGCTGGTCCTGGGCTTCCTGCGGTACGGGCTGCCGCCCGAAGACCGCATCGAACTGCAGAAGCTGCCGACCCTCAACCTGGCCACCTTCGCCGGGTCGATCGTCCTGCTTTTCCTCATCGGTACCGCGATCAGCGCACGTCTGCTGGTACCGGTGTTCCGGTGGCAGCGGCGCGACGGTCTGCTCACCGACACCGACCCCACCGCCACCGCACTGGCCCGCAGCCGGGCGCTGCGCACGCCTTTCTACCGCACCGTCATCAACCTGGCGTCCTGGTGCATCGGCGGCACGATCTTCATCGTCGCCAGCTGGCCGGTGGCCAAACACGCCGCGCCGGTGGTGGCCGTCGCGACCGCGCTGGGTGCGACCGCGACCGCGATCATCGGCTACCTGCAGTCCGAGCGGGTGCTGCGCCCGGTGGCGGTGGCCGCGCTGCGCGGCGGCCTGCCGGAGAACATCCGGGCCTCCGGTGTGATCGGGCGGCAAATGCTGGCCTGGGCGTTGTCCACCGGCGTTCCGGTGCTGACGATCGTGCTGGCCGTGGTCGCCGACAAGGCTGAGTACCTGCACGGGCCACCGGAGAAGCTGCTGAACCCGATCCTGCTGCTGGCGCTGCTGGCCTTGGGCATCGGGCTGGCCAGCACGCTGCTGGTGGCCATGTCGATCGCCGACCCGCTGCGCCAGCTGCGCTGGGCGCTCGGCGAGGTGCAACGCGGTAACTACAACGCGCACATGCAGATCTACGACGCCAGCGAGTTGGGCCTGCTGCAGGCCGGCTTCAACGACATGGTCCGCGACCTGGCCGAGCGGCAACGGCTGCGCGACCTGTTCGGCCGCTATGTCGGCGAAGACGTGGCCCGTCGCGCGCTGGAGCGGGGCACCGAGCTGGGCGGCCAGGAGCGCGACGTTGCGGTGCTGTTCGTCGACCTGGTCGGCTCGACCAAGCTGGCGTCCACGAGACCGCCGGCTGAGGTGGTCAGCATGCTCAACGAGTTCTTCCGGGTGGTGGTCGACACCGTCGGCCGGCACGGCGGTTTCGTCAACAAGTTCCAGGGTGACGCCGCGCTGGCCATCTTCGGCGCTCCGATCGAGCATCCGGACGCCTCCGGTGGCGCCCTGGCCGCGGCCCGCGAGCTGCACGACGAGTTGCTGCCGGTGATCGGCTCGGCGGAGTTCGGCATCGGGGTGTCGTCCGGCCGCGCCATCGCCGGCCACATCGGCGCGCTGGCCCGCTTCGAGTACACCGTGATCGGCGACCCGGTCAACGAGGCCGCACGGCTGACCGAGCTGGCCAAACTGGAGGACGGCCACGTGCTGGCCTCGGCAGTCGCGGTCAGTGGCGCCCTGGATGCCGAAGCGCTGTGCTGGGATGTCGCCGAAGTGGTCGCCCTGCGTGGGCGTACCGCACCGACGCAGTTGGCCCGTCCGCTGAATCTGGCTGCGCCCGAAGAAGCGCCCCGCGAGATGAGCAGCTAG
- the topA gene encoding type I DNA topoisomerase, with translation MAEGDRGGPSRGNGASRRLVIVESPTKARKLAGYLGSNYIVESSRGHIRDLPRAAADVPAKYKSQPWARLGVNVDEDFEPLYIISPDKKSTVSELKGLLKDVDELYLATDGDREGEAIAWHLLETLKPRIPVKRMVFHEITEPAILEAAENPRDLDNDLVDAQETRRILDRLYGYEVSPVLWKKVAPKLSAGRVQSVATRIIVQRERDRMAFRSAAYWDVVAELDASVSDPKAQPPTFTARLTSVDGLRVATGRDFDSLGAVRKPDEVTVLDEASAVSLATGLRGSQLSVGSVEEKPYTRRPYPPFMTSTLQQEAGRKLRFSAERTMSIAQRLYENGYITYMRTDSTTLSQSAIDAARTQARQLYGEEYVYPSARQYTRKVKNAQEAHEAIRPAGETFATPDAVHRELDGDEFRLYELIWQRTVASQMADARGTTLSLRINGESDGRQIQFSASGRTITFAGFLKAYVETVDELAGGEADDAESRLPQLTQGQRVDATKLTPDGHSTNPPARYTEASLIKALEELGIGRPSTYSSIIKTIQDRGYVHKKGSALVPSWVAFAVTGLLEQHFGRLVDYGFTAAMEDELDAIASGQEHRTNWLNNFYFGGDHGVADSIARSGGLKKLVGVNLEGIDAREVNSIKLFDDAQGRAVNVRVGKNGPYLERMVVGDDGEPTPQRANLHDSLTPDELTLDVAEELFSTPQEGRTLGVDPDTGHEIVAKDGRYGPYVTEVLPKSEDDDDGTAGQPAKKGKKPTGPKPRTGSLLRTMDLQTVTLEDALRLLSLPRVVGVDPQSGEEITAQNGRYGPYLKRGTDSRSLATEEQMFDITLDEALKIYAEPKRRGRQAAAAPPLRELGNDPASGKPMVIKDGRFGPYVTDGETNASLRKGDDVLSITDDRAAELLADRRARGPVKKTAKKTARKSPAKKAAKKAVKRS, from the coding sequence GTGGCTGAAGGCGACCGTGGTGGCCCTAGCAGGGGCAATGGAGCCTCGCGGCGACTCGTCATCGTCGAGTCGCCCACTAAAGCGCGCAAACTAGCCGGCTACCTCGGCTCGAACTACATCGTCGAATCCTCCCGGGGACACATCCGCGACTTGCCGCGCGCCGCGGCCGACGTCCCGGCGAAGTACAAGTCGCAGCCGTGGGCCCGGCTCGGGGTCAACGTCGACGAGGACTTCGAGCCGCTCTACATCATCAGCCCAGACAAAAAGAGCACCGTCAGCGAACTCAAGGGCCTGCTCAAAGATGTCGACGAGCTGTATCTGGCCACAGACGGTGACCGCGAGGGCGAGGCGATCGCGTGGCATCTGCTGGAGACCCTCAAACCGCGCATTCCGGTCAAACGGATGGTGTTCCACGAGATCACCGAGCCGGCGATCCTGGAAGCCGCCGAAAACCCGCGTGACCTGGACAACGACCTGGTGGACGCCCAGGAAACCCGCCGCATCCTGGACCGGCTGTACGGCTACGAGGTCAGCCCCGTGTTGTGGAAGAAGGTGGCGCCCAAGCTGTCCGCGGGGCGCGTGCAGTCGGTGGCCACCCGCATCATCGTCCAGCGCGAACGCGACCGGATGGCGTTCCGCAGCGCCGCCTACTGGGACGTCGTGGCCGAGCTCGACGCCAGCGTCTCCGACCCAAAGGCCCAGCCGCCGACCTTCACCGCCCGGCTGACCTCGGTCGACGGCCTGCGGGTGGCGACCGGGCGCGACTTCGATTCGCTCGGTGCGGTGCGCAAGCCCGACGAGGTGACGGTGCTCGACGAGGCCAGCGCCGTGTCGCTGGCCACCGGTCTGCGGGGATCGCAGCTGTCCGTCGGGTCGGTGGAGGAGAAGCCCTACACCCGTCGCCCGTATCCGCCGTTCATGACCTCCACGCTGCAGCAAGAGGCGGGCCGCAAGCTGCGGTTCTCCGCCGAGCGCACGATGAGCATCGCCCAGCGGCTCTACGAGAACGGCTACATCACCTACATGCGTACCGACTCGACGACGCTCTCGCAGTCGGCGATCGACGCGGCCCGGACCCAGGCCCGCCAGCTCTACGGCGAGGAGTACGTCTACCCGTCGGCGCGTCAGTACACCCGCAAGGTGAAGAACGCGCAGGAGGCTCACGAGGCGATCCGGCCCGCCGGCGAGACCTTCGCGACCCCCGACGCGGTGCACCGCGAACTCGACGGCGACGAATTCCGGCTCTACGAGCTGATCTGGCAGCGCACAGTGGCCTCGCAGATGGCCGACGCGCGCGGCACCACGCTGAGTCTGCGGATCAACGGCGAATCCGACGGTCGGCAAATCCAGTTCTCGGCCAGCGGCCGCACCATCACGTTCGCTGGGTTCCTGAAGGCCTATGTCGAGACCGTCGACGAATTGGCCGGCGGCGAGGCCGACGACGCCGAGAGCCGGCTGCCGCAGCTGACCCAAGGCCAGCGGGTGGATGCCACCAAGCTGACCCCCGACGGGCACTCCACCAACCCACCGGCCCGCTACACCGAGGCATCGCTGATCAAAGCTCTGGAAGAGCTCGGTATCGGACGACCGTCGACGTATTCGTCGATAATCAAGACCATCCAGGACCGCGGCTACGTGCACAAGAAGGGCAGCGCGCTGGTCCCGTCCTGGGTTGCGTTCGCCGTAACCGGTTTGCTGGAACAGCATTTCGGCAGGCTCGTCGACTACGGGTTCACCGCTGCGATGGAAGACGAGCTCGACGCGATCGCTTCTGGCCAGGAGCACCGGACCAACTGGCTCAACAACTTCTACTTCGGCGGCGACCACGGCGTGGCCGATTCGATCGCCCGGTCCGGCGGGCTGAAGAAGCTCGTCGGCGTCAACCTCGAGGGCATCGATGCCCGAGAAGTCAACTCCATCAAGCTTTTTGACGACGCACAGGGCCGCGCTGTCAATGTTCGGGTCGGTAAGAACGGTCCGTACCTGGAGCGGATGGTGGTCGGCGACGACGGGGAGCCGACACCGCAACGGGCCAATCTGCACGACTCGCTGACCCCCGACGAGCTGACCCTCGACGTCGCCGAGGAACTGTTCTCGACGCCGCAAGAGGGACGCACGCTCGGCGTCGACCCCGACACCGGCCATGAAATCGTCGCCAAGGACGGACGTTACGGGCCCTACGTCACCGAGGTGCTGCCCAAATCCGAGGACGACGACGACGGCACCGCGGGCCAGCCGGCCAAGAAGGGCAAGAAGCCGACCGGACCCAAGCCCCGCACGGGTTCACTGCTACGCACCATGGATCTGCAGACCGTGACGCTCGAGGACGCGCTGAGACTGCTGTCGCTGCCGCGAGTCGTCGGCGTGGACCCGCAGTCGGGCGAGGAGATCACCGCGCAGAACGGCCGCTACGGCCCATATCTCAAGCGCGGCACCGATTCTCGCTCGCTGGCCACCGAGGAGCAGATGTTCGACATCACCCTCGACGAGGCGCTGAAGATCTACGCCGAGCCGAAACGTCGTGGCCGCCAGGCCGCCGCGGCACCGCCACTGCGCGAACTCGGCAACGACCCGGCGTCGGGCAAGCCGATGGTGATCAAAGACGGCCGATTCGGTCCCTACGTCACCGACGGCGAGACCAATGCCAGCCTTCGCAAGGGCGATGACGTTCTGTCGATCACCGATGACCGTGCCGCTGAACTCCTGGCCGACCGGCGCGCGCGCGGCCCGGTCAAGAAAACGGCCAAGAAGACGGCGCGTAAGTCGCCCGCCAAGAAGGCGGCGAAGAAGGCCGTTAAGCGCAGCTAG
- a CDS encoding cold-shock protein, which translates to MPQGTVKWFNAEKGFGFIAPEDGSADVFVHYTEIQGSGFRTLEENQRVEFEVGQSPKGPQATGVRSI; encoded by the coding sequence ATGCCACAGGGAACTGTGAAGTGGTTCAACGCGGAGAAGGGGTTCGGCTTCATCGCCCCGGAAGACGGTTCGGCCGACGTGTTCGTCCACTACACGGAGATCCAGGGAAGCGGCTTCCGCACCCTTGAGGAGAACCAGCGGGTTGAGTTCGAGGTCGGCCAGAGCCCCAAGGGTCCTCAGGCCACCGGCGTCCGCTCCATCTGA